A single region of the Variovorax paradoxus genome encodes:
- a CDS encoding AraC family transcriptional regulator has translation MKSAGLKGTVSIELVHEAIHAAALRNMDISSVLESAKLDRDLLNAPRARISAAAYSRMWVALADLMDDEFFGLDSHGLRRGSYALMTRAAVSSDNLEHALRRILRFLHATLDDFHGELVRSADEARVILHDGGVLRRLFGYGTWFILVHGLACWLVHRRIPLREMQFRCPPPGDDSHYRTRFCENVKFNGETTHITFASDLLDLKIAESPDTVDNFLRAAPANLLVKYRNDASTSAQVRNRLRSQLPDAWPELEKLAQELCVSGTTLQRRLQQEGVNYQRVKDDLRRDIAIDLLSSATLTVAEVAARTGFQETSAFHRAFKKWTGVSPGAYRSSRPGRE, from the coding sequence ATGAAATCAGCAGGGTTGAAGGGCACCGTCTCCATCGAGCTCGTGCACGAGGCAATACACGCTGCGGCGCTCAGGAACATGGACATCAGCAGCGTGCTTGAAAGCGCAAAACTGGATCGCGATCTGCTGAACGCTCCGCGCGCCCGCATTTCGGCCGCGGCCTATTCGCGCATGTGGGTGGCCTTGGCCGACCTGATGGACGACGAGTTCTTCGGCCTCGACAGCCACGGGCTTCGCCGCGGAAGCTATGCGCTCATGACGCGCGCGGCCGTCAGCTCCGACAACCTGGAGCACGCGCTGCGCCGCATCCTCAGGTTTCTTCACGCCACATTGGACGACTTTCACGGGGAGCTGGTCCGCTCGGCGGACGAGGCCCGCGTCATCTTGCATGACGGGGGCGTGCTGCGCCGGCTGTTCGGCTACGGCACCTGGTTCATCCTCGTTCATGGCCTGGCATGCTGGCTCGTGCACAGGCGGATTCCCCTGCGCGAGATGCAGTTCCGGTGCCCGCCTCCTGGCGATGACAGCCACTACCGTACGCGGTTCTGCGAGAACGTGAAGTTCAACGGCGAGACCACGCACATCACGTTCGCAAGCGATCTGCTGGATTTGAAGATCGCGGAATCTCCGGACACGGTCGACAATTTCTTGCGTGCGGCACCGGCCAACCTGCTGGTCAAGTACCGCAACGATGCAAGCACCAGTGCGCAGGTTCGCAACAGGTTGCGCAGCCAGTTGCCCGATGCCTGGCCGGAGCTGGAGAAGCTTGCGCAGGAACTCTGCGTTTCCGGCACCACGCTCCAGCGCCGCCTGCAACAAGAGGGCGTGAACTACCAGCGCGTGAAGGACGACCTTCGGAGGGACATTGCCATCGATCTGCTGTCGAGCGCGACATTGACGGTGGCTGAGGTCGCGGCCCGGACGGGCTTCCAGGAAACAAGCGCTTTTCATCGCGCTTTCAAGAAGTGGACAGGTGTCAGCCCCGGCGCCTATCGCTCCTCTCGCCCTGGCCGGGAATAG
- a CDS encoding nitroreductase — protein MNRMMAPPLSAETLQAAVDWAIATRRSVRAYLPRPVPREEIEAILSTARYSASGMNMQPWHVHVLTGPAKASLSAAIAALDDDPRRSGELLEPYDYYPREWFSPYLERRRKVGWDLYGLLGIAKGDKQRMHLQHGRNYRFFDAPVGLFFTVDRSLQEGSLLDYGMFLQSVMVAARSRGLHTCPQAAFLKFHRQIGELLEIPAGQMLVCGMSLGYADDSSIENSLVTEREPVSSFTTFHNNAKETRA, from the coding sequence ATGAACCGAATGATGGCACCGCCGCTCAGCGCAGAAACTCTGCAAGCGGCAGTCGATTGGGCAATTGCCACCCGGCGCAGCGTGAGAGCGTATTTGCCAAGGCCTGTGCCACGGGAAGAAATCGAAGCGATCCTATCGACCGCGCGCTACAGCGCTTCAGGCATGAACATGCAGCCCTGGCATGTGCATGTGCTGACCGGGCCTGCGAAGGCGAGCTTGTCCGCTGCCATTGCGGCGCTCGACGACGATCCCCGCAGATCTGGCGAACTGCTGGAGCCTTACGACTACTACCCGCGTGAATGGTTCTCCCCTTACCTCGAGCGGCGCCGCAAGGTCGGCTGGGACCTTTACGGCCTGCTTGGCATTGCCAAGGGCGACAAGCAGCGCATGCACCTGCAGCATGGCCGCAACTACCGGTTCTTCGATGCGCCTGTGGGCCTGTTCTTCACGGTCGACCGCTCGCTCCAGGAAGGAAGCCTGCTGGACTACGGCATGTTCCTGCAGAGCGTGATGGTGGCCGCACGAAGCCGGGGCCTTCACACCTGCCCGCAAGCCGCCTTCCTGAAGTTTCATCGCCAGATCGGCGAGCTGCTGGAAATACCCGCGGGCCAGATGCTCGTTTGCGGCATGAGCCTGGGCTACGCGGACGATTCGTCGATCGAAAACTCCCTCGTCACCGAGCGGGAGCCGGTTTCCTCATTCACGACGTTCCACAACAATGCAAAGGAGACAAGAGCATGA
- a CDS encoding AMP-binding protein, which produces MSAESYGKGLDRCEANHVPLTPLGFLDRAALAHPERPAVVHGDLSRTWAQTRERCHRLASALVIRGVQPGDTVSVLAPNTPAMLEAHFGVPLAGAVLNAINHRLDAEAIAFILRHGECKLLMVDREFSATVASALKLLDEPPAVIDINDHLAPPGERIGETDYEALLASGDPAFPGRWPSDEWHPIALNYTSGTTGDPKGVVASHRGTYLMSLLQITNWAMPRAPKYLWTLPMFHANGWCFTWAVTAAAGTHVCLRRVSAEAVLAAIDRHEIDHLCAAPVVMAMLADSAQNIKLSRPVRVLTAGSPPPLAVLNSVLAMGFDVEHVFGITEVCGTPVSCAWQDGWDDLPKDEQGKLRVRQGVRASMFEGLMVGDADTLAPVPHDGKTAGELMLRGNTVMMGYFKNEAATRKALANGWFRTGDVAVLHGNGYAQITDRSKDVIISGGENISSVEVEDVVHGHPAVLHAAVVAQPDEKWGEVPCVFIELRAGAMAPSEQEIIAFCRERLAHFKCPRRVIFSSLPKTATGKIQKFRLRQQAGSQQAITGLARPHD; this is translated from the coding sequence ATGAGCGCGGAATCCTACGGAAAAGGCCTCGACCGCTGCGAGGCCAATCATGTGCCGCTGACGCCACTGGGCTTTCTCGATCGCGCCGCTCTGGCGCATCCGGAACGCCCGGCCGTGGTGCACGGCGATCTGTCGCGAACCTGGGCGCAGACGCGCGAGCGCTGCCATCGCCTTGCTTCGGCGCTGGTGATCCGCGGCGTTCAGCCGGGGGACACCGTTTCTGTGCTGGCGCCCAACACACCCGCCATGCTGGAAGCGCATTTCGGCGTCCCGCTGGCAGGCGCCGTTCTCAATGCGATCAACCACCGCCTGGATGCCGAAGCGATTGCGTTCATCCTGCGCCACGGCGAATGCAAGTTGCTGATGGTCGACCGCGAGTTCTCTGCAACGGTCGCCTCTGCCTTGAAGCTGCTCGATGAGCCTCCCGCGGTCATCGACATCAACGACCACCTCGCGCCACCCGGTGAACGCATCGGCGAGACCGACTACGAAGCCTTGCTCGCGAGCGGAGACCCGGCCTTTCCCGGCCGCTGGCCGAGCGATGAATGGCACCCCATTGCCCTGAACTACACCTCCGGTACCACGGGAGACCCGAAGGGCGTGGTCGCCAGCCACCGCGGCACCTACCTCATGAGCCTGCTGCAGATCACGAACTGGGCCATGCCGCGGGCGCCGAAGTATCTGTGGACGCTGCCCATGTTCCACGCGAACGGATGGTGCTTCACCTGGGCCGTCACGGCGGCGGCCGGCACCCATGTCTGCCTGCGCAGAGTGTCGGCCGAGGCGGTGCTGGCGGCTATCGACAGGCACGAGATCGATCATCTGTGCGCGGCGCCGGTCGTCATGGCCATGCTCGCGGACTCGGCGCAAAACATCAAACTGTCTCGCCCCGTGCGCGTGCTGACCGCGGGCTCCCCTCCTCCGCTTGCCGTGCTCAACAGCGTGTTGGCCATGGGTTTCGACGTGGAGCACGTCTTCGGCATCACGGAGGTTTGCGGCACGCCGGTGAGTTGCGCGTGGCAAGACGGCTGGGACGATCTTCCCAAAGACGAGCAAGGCAAGCTGCGGGTGCGCCAGGGCGTGCGCGCCTCCATGTTCGAAGGCCTCATGGTCGGCGATGCGGACACCCTGGCACCCGTTCCGCACGACGGAAAAACCGCGGGGGAGCTCATGCTGCGCGGCAACACGGTGATGATGGGCTACTTCAAGAACGAGGCCGCAACGCGCAAGGCGCTCGCCAACGGATGGTTCCGTACCGGGGACGTCGCGGTGCTCCACGGCAACGGCTATGCGCAGATCACCGACCGTTCGAAAGACGTGATCATTTCGGGCGGCGAGAACATCTCTTCCGTCGAAGTCGAGGACGTCGTCCACGGTCACCCCGCAGTCTTGCATGCCGCCGTGGTCGCCCAGCCCGACGAGAAATGGGGAGAGGTGCCCTGCGTGTTCATCGAACTCAGGGCCGGTGCCATGGCGCCGTCGGAGCAAGAAATCATTGCCTTCTGCCGGGAGCGGCTGGCGCATTTCAAGTGTCCGCGCCGCGTGATCTTCAGCAGCTTGCCGAAAACGGCCACGGGAAAGATCCAGAAATTCCGGCTGCGCCAGCAAGCCGGAAGCCAGCAAGCCATCACCGGGCTCGCGAGGCCGCATGACTGA
- a CDS encoding MaoC family dehydratase gives MTEFEPAAAAPIVPGYRFSRTHAFDEEQVRRFALAAGDDNPLHHDAEFARGTRFGGLIASGTHTTSLLMGLTASHFAKKGNVLGINFSVDLLRPVRASETVLIEWNVLSIAARPRGGSIIEMQGWVKSADDRTSVLAHGTVLLNEYN, from the coding sequence ATGACTGAATTCGAACCCGCCGCCGCGGCACCCATAGTGCCCGGCTACCGTTTCTCGCGGACGCACGCCTTCGACGAAGAGCAAGTCAGGAGGTTTGCCCTGGCCGCGGGAGACGACAACCCCCTGCACCACGATGCGGAGTTTGCAAGAGGCACGCGCTTCGGCGGATTGATAGCAAGCGGCACGCACACCACGTCGCTGTTGATGGGGCTGACCGCCAGCCACTTCGCCAAGAAAGGAAATGTGCTGGGAATCAACTTCTCGGTCGACCTGCTGCGTCCCGTGCGGGCGAGCGAGACGGTGCTCATCGAATGGAATGTCTTGTCGATCGCGGCCCGCCCGAGAGGAGGCAGCATCATCGAGATGCAGGGCTGGGTAAAAAGCGCGGATGACCGGACCAGCGTTCTTGCACATGGCACGGTGCTGCTCAATGAGTACAACTGA
- a CDS encoding dihydrofolate reductase family protein has translation MSKLRFRISISLDGFVAGPHQSLQEPLGVGGEQLHEWVVPLEAWRRPHGLDGGVVNESTAVMEDELTNIGATIMGRNMFGGGPGPWDETNPWNGWWGRNPPFRHPVFVLTHHAREPLVMEGGTSFTFVTDGIENALDQARRAAGGKDVALAGGANAAQQYLKAGLVDEMQLHLAPILLGGGERLFDGVNTLHSLALVKTVAAPNVTHLKFARK, from the coding sequence ATGTCAAAGCTTCGATTCAGGATCTCGATTTCGCTGGACGGGTTTGTCGCCGGTCCGCACCAAAGCTTGCAGGAACCGCTCGGGGTTGGCGGCGAGCAATTGCATGAATGGGTGGTCCCGCTGGAGGCCTGGCGCCGGCCGCATGGGCTGGATGGCGGCGTGGTGAACGAGAGCACGGCGGTGATGGAAGACGAACTCACCAATATCGGCGCGACCATCATGGGCCGCAACATGTTCGGCGGCGGCCCAGGGCCGTGGGACGAGACTAATCCCTGGAACGGCTGGTGGGGCCGCAATCCGCCGTTTCGTCACCCAGTGTTCGTGCTGACCCACCACGCACGCGAACCCTTGGTGATGGAAGGCGGCACGAGCTTCACGTTCGTGACCGACGGCATCGAGAATGCACTGGACCAGGCCCGGCGCGCGGCAGGCGGAAAGGACGTGGCACTGGCGGGCGGGGCCAACGCCGCGCAGCAGTACCTGAAAGCCGGCCTCGTCGATGAAATGCAGCTGCACCTTGCGCCGATCTTGCTCGGCGGTGGGGAACGCCTGTTCGACGGCGTCAACACCCTGCATTCCCTTGCCCTGGTGAAGACGGTCGCGGCGCCGAACGTGACCCACCTGAAATTCGCGAGAAAGTAA
- a CDS encoding VOC family protein, with amino-acid sequence MQLRTARIFVRDLPGASRFYEELLGLQLKSPRSEEGFRVFDAGPMSLVVERVDADAPAEDQALIGRFTGLSFDVADVQSKYSELASLGVAFSGLPEQQAWGGILATLRDPSGNELQLVQQPLR; translated from the coding sequence ATGCAGCTTCGCACCGCACGCATTTTTGTTCGAGACCTGCCGGGCGCGTCCCGCTTCTACGAAGAGCTGCTTGGCTTGCAGCTCAAGTCGCCGCGAAGCGAAGAGGGCTTTCGCGTGTTCGACGCAGGACCGATGAGCCTGGTCGTCGAGCGTGTCGATGCGGATGCCCCCGCGGAAGACCAGGCCCTTATCGGACGCTTCACTGGGCTGTCGTTCGACGTTGCGGACGTTCAGTCGAAGTACAGCGAGCTGGCCTCGCTCGGCGTTGCGTTTTCCGGTCTTCCGGAGCAGCAAGCATGGGGCGGCATTCTTGCAACGCTGCGCGATCCTTCCGGCAACGAGCTCCAGCTTGTGCAGCAGCCGTTGCGGTAG
- the map gene encoding type I methionyl aminopeptidase, with the protein MTIETQDDVAALKRIGRIVSFVLRQMLDAAEPGMTTRELDALGEQLLKEQGARSAPRLTYKFPGATCISINEEAAHGIPGDRIIKAGDVLNIDVSAELDGYFADTGGTIVVPPTNPQKTRLCHATRTALAEAMKSARAGQPINAIGAAIERTAKAYGFKVIENLGSHGVGRALHEEPEHIAGYFDPSDKRILQEGMVITIEPFLSTKSRIVTEAPDGWTLAGASGNLSAQYEHTMIITKGAPIVVTLH; encoded by the coding sequence ATGACCATCGAAACCCAGGACGACGTCGCAGCATTGAAACGGATCGGCAGAATAGTCTCGTTCGTGCTGCGCCAGATGCTCGATGCGGCAGAACCCGGCATGACCACGCGCGAGCTCGACGCGCTGGGCGAGCAGCTGCTGAAAGAACAGGGCGCGCGATCCGCACCGAGGCTGACATACAAGTTTCCGGGGGCGACGTGCATCAGCATCAATGAGGAAGCGGCGCACGGAATACCCGGAGACCGGATCATCAAGGCAGGGGACGTCCTGAACATCGATGTATCGGCGGAACTCGACGGCTACTTTGCCGATACCGGCGGGACCATTGTGGTGCCTCCGACCAACCCGCAGAAGACCCGGCTCTGCCACGCAACGCGCACGGCCCTTGCCGAAGCAATGAAGAGCGCCAGGGCGGGGCAGCCGATCAACGCCATTGGCGCGGCCATCGAGCGTACCGCAAAGGCCTATGGTTTCAAGGTCATCGAAAACCTCGGAAGCCACGGCGTCGGCCGCGCGCTGCATGAAGAGCCGGAACACATTGCCGGCTACTTCGATCCCTCGGACAAGCGCATCCTACAGGAGGGAATGGTCATCACCATCGAACCGTTTCTTTCGACCAAGAGCCGCATCGTGACGGAAGCGCCTGATGGCTGGACGCTCGCAGGCGCAAGCGGAAACTTGTCGGCGCAGTATGAACACACGATGATCATCACCAAGGGTGCTCCCATCGTCGTGACGCTTCACTGA
- a CDS encoding helix-turn-helix transcriptional regulator, translating into MSEAPVLQDPDLLRRLLRAKDRMDAASHEEWPVGRLAEVSGVSEAHFARSFKQAFGIPPHRYLLTRRIERAMALLRETDRSITDIAFDTGWASLGTFGRTFRDITGHSPSAVRSQGKQTVRELGAVPECIVSAARRPGLTTAVSEKRRQAANGTNRPEQTQESS; encoded by the coding sequence GTGAGCGAAGCCCCTGTCCTTCAAGACCCCGACCTGCTGCGGCGGCTGCTGCGCGCAAAAGACCGTATGGACGCCGCATCGCACGAAGAATGGCCCGTGGGCCGGCTCGCAGAGGTAAGCGGCGTGTCCGAGGCCCACTTCGCGCGATCGTTCAAGCAGGCCTTCGGCATTCCGCCGCACCGCTATCTGCTCACCCGGCGCATCGAGCGCGCGATGGCCTTGCTGCGCGAAACCGACCGGTCCATCACCGACATCGCCTTCGACACGGGCTGGGCGAGCCTGGGCACCTTCGGGCGCACCTTTCGCGACATTACCGGCCACAGCCCGAGCGCGGTGCGCTCGCAAGGCAAGCAGACGGTGCGCGAGCTCGGCGCGGTGCCCGAGTGCATTGTGAGCGCCGCGCGCCGGCCCGGGCTCACGACCGCAGTTTCGGAGAAGCGGCGCCAGGCGGCAAACGGTACAAACAGGCCCGAACAAACACAGGAGAGTTCATGA
- a CDS encoding VOC family protein — protein sequence MKQGIDVVGLYVRDQDEALSFYVDKLGFRVHTDVGNGGYRWLTVQHPEQPSFQLGLFLPGPPVHDEATAQALRAIVAKGAMPPLVLTVADCRAAYAQMLAKGVEFTQEPVERYGTLDAGFRDPSGNGWKMIQGRG from the coding sequence ATGAAGCAGGGCATTGATGTAGTCGGTTTGTATGTGCGCGATCAGGACGAGGCGCTTTCGTTTTATGTAGACAAGCTCGGGTTTCGCGTCCACACGGACGTGGGCAACGGCGGCTATCGCTGGCTCACCGTGCAGCACCCGGAGCAGCCCTCGTTCCAGCTTGGCCTTTTTCTGCCCGGCCCGCCGGTGCACGACGAGGCAACGGCGCAGGCGCTGCGCGCCATCGTGGCCAAGGGCGCGATGCCCCCGCTGGTGCTCACGGTGGCCGACTGCCGCGCCGCTTACGCCCAGATGCTTGCCAAGGGGGTGGAGTTCACGCAGGAGCCGGTAGAGCGCTATGGCACCCTGGACGCCGGCTTTCGCGACCCTTCCGGAAACGGGTGGAAGATGATCCAGGGCCGCGGCTGA
- a CDS encoding sensor histidine kinase, with product MFRSRLSLAFAALVTLVCIQAAFVYWGSARVNVYTQHSRLASDILSELLELSANKQRLRVWASQQLMNAGASSETRDRWLAGMQASAARLNELAHRDLAVWTEIAASDGSAVPAEVTQLVDAVDLLDANIADVHERLLRLTPLERGAEFSAVWQELNQVFDVTRGRDLRELVNGAIERQRRTVPVARAATERGLEALRLKAIALAALTLAAAVLMAVHLNRRLQRPLERLLAGTQALQAGNLDHRLALGSHDEFDRVAEHFNAMAVELQQHRNAAEAARRRLEDAVEARTAELRSAHETLQQIDQRRRQLFADLSHELRTPATAIRGEAEIALRGSDKPLAEYKQTLGRIVGGVKQLAGVIDDLMLIARAEADQLVMRPGQVELQQLVADAAEQAEALGALHGVRVQLDAQDGTAAQPVHVHVDADRVRQALMIVLDNAVRYSHAGGTVRLGWRERGEQVDIVVQDEGIGIDPHEMPTVFQRFHRGRRARDHRVEGTGIGLSIAQAIVGAHHGHIGIDSVPFAGTTVSISLPKVRGDETALLEAA from the coding sequence ATGTTCAGATCAAGGCTTTCACTGGCGTTTGCCGCACTGGTCACGCTGGTTTGCATCCAGGCGGCCTTCGTCTACTGGGGCTCGGCGCGCGTCAATGTCTACACGCAGCACAGCCGGCTGGCGAGCGACATCCTCTCCGAGCTGCTGGAACTGTCGGCCAACAAGCAGCGGCTGCGCGTATGGGCGTCGCAGCAGTTGATGAACGCGGGAGCCTCCAGCGAAACGCGCGACCGCTGGTTGGCGGGCATGCAGGCCAGCGCGGCCCGGCTCAACGAGCTGGCGCATCGCGACCTGGCCGTGTGGACCGAGATTGCGGCCAGCGATGGCTCCGCTGTACCCGCGGAGGTCACGCAGCTGGTCGACGCGGTAGACCTCTTGGACGCCAACATTGCCGACGTGCATGAGCGGTTGCTGCGCCTGACGCCGCTGGAGCGAGGTGCCGAGTTCTCGGCCGTATGGCAGGAGCTCAACCAGGTGTTCGACGTGACGCGCGGGCGCGACCTGCGCGAGCTGGTGAACGGCGCCATCGAGCGCCAGCGGCGCACGGTGCCGGTTGCCCGCGCCGCCACCGAGCGCGGCCTCGAGGCGCTGCGCCTGAAGGCCATTGCGCTGGCGGCGCTCACGCTGGCCGCGGCCGTGCTGATGGCGGTGCACCTGAACCGCCGTCTGCAGCGGCCGCTCGAACGCCTGCTGGCCGGCACGCAGGCCCTGCAGGCCGGCAACCTCGACCACCGCCTGGCCCTGGGGTCGCACGACGAGTTCGACCGGGTGGCCGAGCATTTCAACGCCATGGCGGTCGAGCTGCAGCAGCACCGCAATGCCGCCGAAGCCGCCCGGCGCCGGCTGGAAGATGCGGTCGAAGCGCGCACCGCGGAGTTGCGTAGCGCGCACGAAACCCTGCAGCAGATCGACCAGCGGCGCCGGCAGCTCTTTGCCGACCTCAGCCATGAGCTGCGCACGCCGGCCACGGCCATTCGCGGCGAGGCCGAGATCGCGCTGCGCGGAAGCGACAAGCCGCTCGCCGAATACAAGCAGACGCTGGGGCGCATCGTCGGCGGCGTGAAGCAGCTGGCCGGCGTGATCGACGACCTGATGCTGATCGCCCGCGCGGAAGCCGACCAGCTCGTGATGCGGCCCGGCCAGGTCGAGTTGCAGCAGCTGGTAGCCGACGCCGCCGAACAGGCCGAAGCGCTCGGTGCGCTGCATGGCGTGCGGGTGCAGCTCGATGCGCAAGACGGCACCGCGGCGCAGCCGGTGCACGTGCATGTGGATGCCGACCGCGTTCGCCAGGCGCTGATGATCGTGCTGGACAACGCCGTGCGCTATTCGCATGCGGGCGGCACGGTGCGCCTTGGCTGGCGCGAGCGCGGCGAGCAGGTCGACATCGTCGTGCAGGACGAGGGCATCGGCATCGACCCGCACGAAATGCCCACGGTGTTCCAGCGCTTCCACCGCGGACGGCGGGCACGCGACCACCGGGTGGAAGGCACGGGCATTGGGCTGTCGATTGCGCAGGCCATCGTGGGTGCACACCATGGCCACATCGGCATCGACAGCGTTCCCTTTGCCGGCACCACCGTCAGCATCAGCTTGCCGAAAGTGCGCGGCGACGAGACCGCGTTGCTGGAGGCGGCATGA
- a CDS encoding response regulator transcription factor yields the protein MNILIVEDDPRVADFLLRGLRAEGYGVQLARTGTEGLERARGGDLSLLVLDLMLPGLSGLELCQTLRAEGHHVPVLMLTAMSTLEDKVKGLRLGADDYLTKPFAFEELLARIEALMRRGREQRPKASTLQLADLVLDRESMQVTRAGRPVSLTARELAFLELLMSAPGRVYSRERILSNVWGTNEDPLTNVVDVYVRRLRSKIDDGHALALLKTVRGFGYRLDAQES from the coding sequence ATGAACATTCTCATCGTGGAAGACGATCCGCGCGTCGCCGATTTTCTGCTGCGCGGTTTGCGCGCCGAGGGTTATGGTGTGCAGCTTGCGCGCACCGGCACCGAGGGCCTGGAGCGCGCGCGCGGCGGCGATCTCTCGCTGCTGGTGCTCGACCTCATGCTGCCCGGTCTGAGCGGCCTCGAACTGTGCCAGACGCTGCGCGCCGAAGGCCACCATGTGCCGGTGCTGATGCTCACCGCCATGAGCACCCTCGAAGACAAGGTAAAAGGCCTGCGGCTCGGTGCCGACGACTACCTCACCAAGCCGTTTGCATTCGAGGAACTGCTCGCGCGCATCGAAGCGCTGATGCGCCGCGGCCGCGAACAGCGCCCGAAGGCCAGCACGCTGCAGCTGGCCGACCTGGTGCTCGACCGCGAGAGCATGCAGGTCACGCGCGCCGGCCGGCCGGTCTCTCTGACGGCGCGCGAGCTGGCCTTTCTGGAGCTGTTGATGAGCGCCCCGGGGCGCGTGTACAGCCGCGAACGCATCCTGTCGAACGTGTGGGGCACCAACGAGGACCCGCTGACCAACGTGGTCGATGTGTATGTGCGCCGCCTTCGCAGCAAGATCGACGACGGCCATGCGCTTGCGCTGCTGAAGACCGTGCGCGGCTTCGGCTACCGGCTCGACGCACAGGAAAGCTGA
- a CDS encoding SgcJ/EcaC family oxidoreductase — protein MKMRLLATTTATSLLALSFAAGANAASGAATCAPVTQAQVSALFDRWNDSLRTLDPDKVTANYAPDGVLLPTVSNNPRSTPAEIRDYFVKFLKGEPRGTIDKRIIRIGCNVAQDVGTYTFKFKDGTSVHARYTYVYELVNGQWLIAHHHSSAMPETVAGK, from the coding sequence ATGAAGATGCGACTTCTCGCGACCACCACCGCCACCAGCCTGCTGGCCCTTAGCTTCGCTGCCGGCGCCAATGCCGCCTCCGGAGCGGCGACTTGCGCCCCGGTGACGCAAGCGCAGGTGAGCGCGCTGTTCGACCGCTGGAACGATTCGCTGCGCACGCTGGACCCGGACAAGGTCACTGCCAACTACGCACCCGACGGCGTGCTGCTGCCCACCGTGTCGAACAACCCGCGCAGCACGCCTGCGGAAATTCGCGACTACTTCGTCAAGTTTCTGAAGGGCGAGCCACGGGGCACGATCGACAAGCGCATCATCCGCATCGGTTGCAACGTGGCGCAAGACGTGGGCACCTATACCTTCAAGTTCAAGGACGGCACATCGGTGCACGCGCGCTACACCTACGTGTATGAACTGGTGAACGGCCAGTGGCTCATCGCCCATCATCACTCGTCGGCAATGCCCGAGACGGTTGCGGGCAAGTAA
- a CDS encoding DUF1801 domain-containing protein, which yields MKKTDASQELPAPELISRKIAELGDWRGESLGKMRELIKQADPEVVEELKWMGTPVWSHNGIICTGETYKGKVKLTFAKGASLKDPARLFNSSLDGNVRRAIDILEGETIDGAAFKALVQEAVAFNSSGKPKASKKAKD from the coding sequence ATGAAAAAGACGGACGCAAGCCAGGAGCTGCCGGCACCGGAGCTCATCTCCAGAAAAATCGCCGAGCTCGGCGACTGGCGCGGTGAATCGCTCGGCAAGATGCGCGAACTCATCAAGCAGGCGGACCCGGAGGTCGTCGAGGAGCTGAAATGGATGGGCACGCCGGTGTGGTCGCACAACGGCATCATCTGCACCGGCGAAACCTACAAGGGCAAGGTGAAGCTCACCTTCGCCAAGGGCGCCTCGCTGAAAGACCCGGCCCGGCTTTTCAACTCGAGCCTCGACGGAAACGTGCGCCGCGCCATCGACATTCTCGAAGGAGAAACAATCGACGGGGCGGCGTTCAAGGCGCTGGTCCAGGAGGCGGTGGCGTTCAACAGTTCGGGCAAGCCCAAGGCCTCGAAGAAGGCGAAGGACTGA